A region from the Triticum aestivum cultivar Chinese Spring chromosome 3D, IWGSC CS RefSeq v2.1, whole genome shotgun sequence genome encodes:
- the LOC123080280 gene encoding small ubiquitin-related modifier 1: MSGVTADEDKKPAGDGGGAHINLKVKGQDGNEVFFRIKRSTQLKKLMNAYCDRQSVDLNSIAFLFDGRRLRGEQTPDELEMEEGDEIDAMLHQTGGGFPRP; encoded by the exons ATGTCGGGCGTGACGGCGGACGAGGACAAGAAGCCCGCGGGCGACGGCGGAGGCGCCCACATCAACCTCAAGGTCAAGGGGCAG GATGGCAATGAGGTTTTCTTCCGCATCAAGAGATCCacacagctgaagaagctgatgaACGCCTACTGCGACCGTCAGTCTGTGGATCTCAACTCCATTGCTTTCCTTTTTGATGGTCGTAGGCTCCGTGGTGAGCAGACCCCTGATGAG CTTGAGATGGAGGAAGGCGACGAGATTGACGCCATGCTTCACCAGACCGGAGGGGGCTTTCCTCGCCCTTAG